The genomic stretch AATGGGCAGAGTAAGGCTTTGATTAAATAAGGTACTTAAAAATATATGCCTAACTTTCCATAAGcaagtgagtagtcccactgaagtcaattagaatactcatatgcttaaagttaaggcaTGCACATAAGTACCATGCTGAATGGGGGCCTCAGTGCTTGTTATAGGCAGTCTCCACTTGTGAGGCTTCCATAGAACCCTACCAGAATTTAAAACTGTCCTTCCATGATGATGCCACCATCACCCTCCACCAGGTGACTTCTCTTCTGGCACATCTTTGCCCTGGGCACAAAGGAGAATCTGggtttatgtattatttttaGTCATTTACTTGTTTCTCAGACTTAAGAACAATTTTCACCAATCATGGGGTCAGAAATTTAACCCCATTGAGAAACATTTCTAATAATCTTTGGTTTTCATGATGATGCAAGTATTATTTGTTCCAtgtctcaggccttgtctacactgccactttacggCGCTGAAACTTTCTCACTTGGGGTGTGAAagaacacccccctgagcaatgcaagtttcagcactgtaaagtggcagtgtagacagtgagcgGCTCCCAGCGCTGTTAGCTGCTCCCCtcatgggggtgggttttttacagcacggggagagctctctcccagcgctggtgccgcGACTACATAGCCaggttaaagcgctgccatggcagcgctttggCATCAGTAGTGAAGACATACCGTTAGTTACTAGAAATAAAACATAGGCAGGGTTCCAGTAAGTTTCAAAACAAAGCTGTAGTGATCTCTGTGAAAAGAGGGAGTGAAAAACAGTTCTaggtaaaactgaaaataaaaagaggAAGCTGTATCTTCCTCAGATTGGAGCACAGTTTGGAAACTGCAAATAGAACAAAGGGGGGTTATTTTAACAATGTGCTGGAAACTGCGACTGAAATTTAGCAACAGTTTCAGCTAAGCAGCCTTCTTCATGAATGATCTATGAAGGAAAAGCTATCAAGACCTTTATCCTTTTATAGTGTCCTTATGTGATTGagctttttttctttcatatgtTTATCCATTACTATTCCCCTGAGTCTTTACTTACATGGCTTCTTTACTCAGAGTGACATTTACTACTGACGGGAATGGGTAGCTCTGTGTTTGAAGTTAATGGATTTGTACCAGCTTGTATTAATATTTATCCATGATCTGTAAACATGTATTGATATCAATACAAAACCGTGGTGGAAATTACATGGTAAAGATCTTTATTAtttctgtgtatttaaaataacaaTGTTTGAATTTTTAGAAAAGTTCTAGTGCaactttattagaaaaaaatatttagctaAAGAATTCGTAATGGCTATCACAAAGCATTCGTATGAATGAGACTTGATTGAAGAGTTTTGTTAAAAGGAGAATGATTCATAGATTTGCCACCGATCCTTACCAGTGGTTACTGTATTGCTGCTAATGTAATTGAGGCAAAAAATGGAAAGGATGGGTGCCAAGAGAAGGAAAGAGGTTTTTAATTAACTTGTCTATATTAGTACTATGAATAACACAAGGTCTCAGTGTTGACTGGCTGTTCTGTTAGAAGTTGTGCAATTTTAATCTCTTTGATTCATTTCCCAAGGATTAGAACACGTTTGGaatgtaaaaaacaaacccactgcCCAGACTATCAGTATGTTTACTAGAATGTTTTTGACTGAGACACATACTCCTCCACACAATTGTTTTTGATTAACAAAACAGTAGTCAGTTTGATGCTGCAAACTACTTACGCTGTGCAAAAGCCAGGAGTGTTTATATTAAGCCTGGTTTCTTGGAATGTGCATTAAAAGACTGATCTGTTTTTTTCATAATCTTTCTTTGCAGCCTTTTCTTTGGAGGGCTCTGGAATAAGTTTTGCTGATTTATTCAGGCTCATCGCTTTCTACTGTATTAGCAGGTAAGATTGTATTATGTTATGTTTTGAGTAGCATTTGCTAGACATCCTTAAAAATGAGTAACCGTCCATAAGGATTTTCTTGATTAAATATGGTATAaatattcatcatcatcatctccttttgCCAAGGTTGGGTAGGGTTGACTTCCATTTGTTTCTTGGCTTAGATAAGTACCTAGACTGCTAGCCACGTTAAGTCTAGTATAAATATTACTAATCTATAAATATTAGTAGACTGTTTTAGAGGATAACTGGCTAAATAACAAGAGAGTATGAACTGAAGCTAAGAACAAAAGATTTGtaaactgaagaaaaaatgtGAAAGTTTTGACAGATTTCAGTGTTATGATGGTCTTGTTAAACAGTTGCCTCACTGGTTCTCCCTGTTGCGTGTGTGTTGAAGTGCCTGATATGTGCCCCTTAAATTCATCTTACTGTGAATTCAGTACTTGTCACAAGTCCCGGATTGATAGCTCCGGGGACTCAAGTCCTATGTTTAGCCATAGAACAGGTAGAGTAAGGTCAAAATTCATATCTTGGGGAATCTGTTCTAAAGGCGGAGTTGGATCTCCTTGGCTCAGACTGCCAACAAGGTTGCCAATTATTGTTGGTTATGGTGGTGATTTATGGCAGTGTGAATATTTACCCACTGGAGACTGAGAGCACCAACCTTCTTGTTGTTGTTTACGTTATGGAGCACACAGAACCCccaagatcaggaccccattgtgctagatgctagagaccaggggtcggcaaactttttgtgcagagggccacatctgggtggagaaattgtatgcagggccggggcagtgggttggggtgcgggagggagtgcggggtgtgggagggagctcagggcagggggttggggtgcaggaggagtgtggggtgcaacagcgggctcaggacagggagttggggtgaagGAAGAGTTCGGGCTCCAGCCCGGTGCCACTTACCTAAAGTGGCTTCGATGTGGCAGCAGcacgcaccggggccagggcaggctcccagcctgcctgccctggcctcgcACCACTCCGGGAAGCAGCCGGAACCATATCCCTGTGCAGCCCCTGTGGGAGGGGGAGCACagagctccgcacgctgcccttgCCGTGCCTCCAGATACCtctcccgaagctcccattgaccgtgGTTCCTTGTTGCCAgcgaatgggagctgcggggggtggtgcctggaggcaagggcaatgtaCAGAGCCCTctacctccccttccccaggggctgcagggacttggtgctggctgcttctgagagcggcgcggggcctgcggcaccatggGGGGGCAAtcctgcgggccggatccaaagccctgacgggctggatccggcccgcaggctgtagtttgcccactcctgctatAGATGCACATGGTAGAAGACAAGCTCATTCATATAAATAACTTAACAGCACTCAGAGAGTGACTGAGCCAGACTGGATTGAAACTGGTAACCTAGCAGTGAAAGGTCCCCTATCTCATCCCCATTCACACTCTgtttaaaattccattttgtcAAAATAGCTTTTAATTTTCCATATGGGGCTTTACATTCATTTTTGTTCAGGGCAAGGTTGATCCTGAATTTCCAGTTAAGGCCCAGCAGTTGCATGGAATCATCCTGCCTGGGAAAATCAGGAATTGCAAGACTGCACCGTCCCTGCAGCTGTGCACCAATTTGCAGCCCTGCTTCCTTTCTTGCTGCACCCTCATacagagaaagacaaagaaaagtgAGGAGAAAATAGAAGGGTGATGCAAATCCACACATAGCTGTAACTATTCCAAAATGCTACACCTGGATATTCATAAAGACACCCGCACCTGAAATCATATCCAGGggttttaatagattttttttttttttttttttttaccttccgACATTAGCAAGATGCTCCTAGAAGCTTGCGGTTTATTTCCCTGCCAATGTCTTTCTTTGAATATCTTATTTTGCTCTTTCTCAAGCAGCAGAAAACATTCCCGTTCCTATCCTTTTCAGACTGTGTCTTGGCATCATGTGGGATATAAGTGGGAATATGCAAAgtactgggggaagctgtagtcaGTGACTGTgacagagcagcagagggagtaTATGACATCTCTTAGTATATCTAAGGCCTTGTCACACTACCGGGGTAAGtagacctaagttatgctactccaggtacgtgaataacagagctggaGTGGACGTAGCTTAGATTGATTTACTGCGGTGTCTATACCACACTGGCGtcaacgggagacgctctcccattaacttaccttactcctcttgttccagtggagtaccggagtcaaccagagagtgctctgcggtcgatttagcgggtcttcagtagccccgctaaatcgacccccactgcaTCAGTCACAGCTGTGTCGATCCCcgataagtgtagacatggccaaagagaaaacaggataGATTCTTGACAAGAatggagaatttaaaaaaatacagctggGGTTTGCAAAGGAGCCTGTGAGAGCTGGGTACCAAAGTCACAGTGCAATTCAGTAAGATTTGGGTGCCTGATTTctttaggctcttttgaaaatcccagctgatGGGTGAAATCTGTGCCCCGGtgagatcaatgggaattttgccatagCCTTAAGGAGGATcagaattttactctgtatatttAACATTTGGAGACATTCCTCCCTAGATTAAAATGGACTTCAGATTTTGGCCCATGGAGATGTTGACAGTGTCCTTTCAATTACTTGTTAGTAAGTGTGTCAACTCACTGCAAACGTTTGTGATTTTCATCGGTTTGGAGTTTGCTGTTGCTGATTTTTGAGGGTGTAAACATCAAATATGGCAATTCATTGAGCAAAGAGCTGTTGTCTGTATTACACCAGATGCTCAATGTGCTTACAGTTCTGAAAATAAATCACCTGTATTGATACCAGTTGTATCTGAATGTACATAAAAGTGTGTAGGACATTTTTGCTACATGAGCAGTTCTTATTTCCTTACTCTCAGTACACAGGTACTTCTAATACAGATTTTGCAGTTTTTCAGACTCTGGTGTTTAAAAATGCACTGGTACCAAGTATAAACAAGTGGGTAGAGAAGAGATTTAATATACAATGTAATAAATGCTTACACAAAGTACTTAGACAAAGTAATTCTTAAGTTCTTGTTTCAAAGATTTATATAGTCGATGTGGTTTGTAGTTAAGTACCATTTGTGGAGTCCCATATGTAAAcatccatttattattttaatacgTATTGAGTAGAAAACAGATATGGTGACAGTAGTATGAATGTAGTTGTATTTATTGTAAAAAATTTTTCAAACTAAAGGTATGTTCAGACTGACAGAGTTTACAAGCACTTCTGTATTCTCTGTCTTAAGTCTTCATTCAGGTTCTTTTTGAAAACTGGAGGTTAAATTGGAACAAAACTCAAGTTTTATGCACAAATAGGAATTTTGGGTAAAGTGCTGATTTTGGCAGATGAATGTTTCAATAATCAGACTGACATACTCTAAAAGAGCGGTGGAAAAGCTACTGCTGTAATAAGAGGAAAagtgggtgggacagagagagtcAGTCCAGAAGAAAGGAACATTGGGggactgattctcatttacactaaagttTCTTTACACCAGTGGGGCTTAAAAGATTGTTAATTACATCATACTCACTTTATGGCCCCTTTAAACTGGCAGAGCAGTTCAAAGTAGCTTtgctgtaaatgagaatctgaccTGTAGTCATTGCATATGCTGGAaataatgaaaaatttaaaatatggaaATAATTGCAAAAATTACcaatactgttcttccttttaaaACAAGGGATGTCCTGCCATTCACCTTGAAATTGCCTCATGCTATTGCGGCAGCAAAGACAGAAGCTGAACTTGAAGACATTGCTCAGCTGGGACTGAGTAAGTGTGACTATTTACATAGGTTTATTGCCTTGTGTCATTGTAAACATATCAGTCAAATAGTCCTTTCACAAAAAATTGGTAAACGATGGCCCAGTTAgtttttttaaagatgattttTTTGTTGCAAGTAGCTTAATTCTCCCACTTAGTGGCACTCTATTGCCTTCCTAGCCTGCTGATAAGCTTCTGTGATTTTGTTTGCTATACTGCTGCCCCCTACTTTCTGTATAGCTATATGCACTCTGTCCAACAGAACACCTCATACTGATCCAAATACAGTCCCATAGTCCCGAGAGCAAGGGTTTGGTGCAGTCCCACATGCATTGTAAGTTAGAGCACATGCAGCTGAAAGTGGAATGGCTGTTATTGGCTCGTACAGCATAGCTCTTAGTTTGGTAATTGCTGGAAGGTTTTGAATGGAATTCATCATGAACAGCATTCTGTACACCGATTGGCACATGCTTACATTTGCAAAGCGATTTAGGACTGACTGTTCAGAGGTGTGCTGATCTGAACGCAAGTAGAAACACATGTCAAATATATGTATTCACAATGGTATGATGAGTATTTTCAAGTGGGAGGGAAAATGCAGGGGAGTGTCCCTAGGAAATGCTTAGTTCTACTGCTAAAACAAATATGGGCACATCCCAAAATGTGCCTTGAGCCTAAAGCAGAAGTGAAACCTGGCAGAATTTGAACATGGGCCTGAAACAGATATGGTTGAGCACCTCGGGGACATGCTGAATTatatttgaagtcagtgggagttgcgagcactcagcacctttcaggatctggccctcttaCTCatttaactgagagcagaatttggcctaataaACTTTTGTGTGCACTACCTAGCACAGTGATTTGCACTGTAATAGGACTTGAGCACAGGGAACTTCACAGGATTTTATACAGCAGTGAGCCCCTGAGGTGGCTCTGGATTTTGTTTTGCAGCAGTAACCGTGGTGATCATTTTATAAGACTCTGGTCACTGAAGTCAGTTTAAAGTGTGCTGAAGAGTGTTGTCTTTTGCCTTGATAATCTGCAACTTTAGGTAACTAATGAAAGTTTAGACTTACACTGGCTGCAGCCAGGCTATGGGGCAAACACTCTCTTGGGGGAGTTTGTTTGGTCAGTGTATCCAAAGAAGGGCATGATGAGCTGGGTTGGAGTGTCATTGGCATCTCAGACCCTTGTATAGATGGCAACACCTACTAGAGGAATCTGTCCAAAGGAGGGGCATATGCCACTGTTCAGAAGCTCTCCTCTACATCCATACCTAGAGTTATTCTGCTTGTGTTTGTCCTGTGCAGACAGAATACCTGAGAGCACCACTGCTTGGGTGCTGCAGGTCTGTAACCCCTATCCCTAGACTTCCTCTGGCTGAATTTGTGCCCTTGGTTTTGAAAACTAATAATATGTTTGAAAGCTGAGGGAGTAATGGTCTAGTGATTAGGTGTAAGCATGGGAGTTAGGAGACccaatttcaatttcctgttccaccacagacttccgATGTAACCTTGGATGattcacttaggcctggtctacactgggcccggggattgatctaagttacgcaactttagctacgtgaataatgtagctgaagtcgacatacttagatctactcattGCAGCGTCTCCACTGCAGtgagtcgacagctgacgctcccccatccactccgcctgcacctctttctctggtggagtgccggagtcgacgggagagcacttaGCGGAATTGACCtctgctggattgatcgctgcccgtcAATCCtatgggtaatgtagacaagcccttagtgtctctgtgcctcagtttctcatatgtaaaatggggttaatagcaTTTCTCTGCCTCACGGGGTATTGTGAAGACCAATTGGAAGGGAGTGTTGTTTActtctcttaacacaagaactaggggtcaccaaatgaaattaataggcagcaggtttaaaacaaacaaaaggaagtatttcttcacacaacacccagtcaacctatggaactccttgccagaggatgttgtgaaggccaagactataacagggttcaaaaaagaactagataaattcatggatgatagatccatcaatgactattagccagaaagggcaaggatggtgtccctagcctgtgtttgccagaagctgggaatgggcaacgggatggatcacttgatgactgtCTATTCTgtaattccttctgaagcacctggcattggccactgtcagaagataggatactgggctagatggacctttggtctgaccctgtatggctgttcttatgttaaattTGTTTGTGTGACACACTCAGTTGCTGTGATAATAGGGGCCATATAAGCATCTAGATAGTTTTGAACATTGCTGTCAGTTAATGCCCGAATTTATTTCTGTCTGGTTTCTTCATTTTTGAGTCAAGCTGAAGCATGTTGAACACCTGTAGTATAGTTCACAGGAGTCTATGGGGTTGCTGAAGGAACTGTTGTCTGATTTCCATAGACTCTCACAGATGTTTTACTGAGGGCTATGAGGAGACTGCAGTTACAATTTGTCAAGCTAGTACAGATTTTAGTGTTAGTACAGTTTTTGCTGATGGCCCTGCATATTCAATCTATTTATATGCTGCTGAGTATCTTAAAAAACTCAAACAAATTGTGTAATTATTACAAATGCACAGCTGCAGGTTGAAACACTTAGAGACATGAACGCCTGATCAGCATGGCTAAAGATAGTATCTGCCAAGGGGAGAAAAACTGATTCCAATCTTGTCATgcttaacttgttttattttttactccAAACAAAAAATATAGTTTATTTGCAAATTCCCAGGTCTTAACCTTCAGgttgtgtaaatcagcatagtccTGCTAATGATGATGGAGCTACGCTGATTAACAcaagctgaaaatctggctcttatttTCTAATCAAGGTCGGGGGTATTATCTCAGGGTCTATTTGAGTCTCAAAACAGGAATAATGCATACTTTATAGCAATCATTCTTTTCTGTATATCCCAATTTACTTGCTATGAAGATTCACATTGGCCAAGATATTTATAAACTCTGTAGACAAATAGCTGCAGCCTGAAGGTTTAGCATTCAGTTGTGTCTGGCAGTGTTTTATGAGGTTTattaagaaaaaagtttaaaaaagaaaagtttgcCTAAAGTTTTCCATGCTTCAACATTGTTATATTGAGTTTAATGTTCTGAAAGCCAACTGCATAATATCTAAATTCTTATGTTAACACAATAATGATTTTCAGATTTTTGGAGCTCTCCGGCTAACAACAACCCCCCAAATCCTTCACCTCCCCGTAGGCCTCTGCCCTCAGACAATGCTTGCAAAGACTCACGTCAGCTCTGCCTTATAAATGGAGTGCATTCTATAAGAACCAGAACGCCTTCGGAGCTGGAGTGTAGCCAGACCAACGGAGCCTTGTGTTTTATTAATCCTCTCTTCTTAAAAGTGCACAGCCAGGATGTTAGTGGAAGTTTGAAAAGACAGAGCCCAAGAACTCAAGATGTGAATGGGACAGAGAAGCctcgctcccccccacccagaccTCCACCACCTTCTATTAATAGCCTTCTCACAAGTCCACAGCTCTCCATGTCTATAAAGCAGGCGAGCATGCCAGGAACAGTCAACCATAATAAATATAGGAACTTGGATTTGCTGCAGAAGAAACCAATCCCTGTTCCGCCTCCTCGTCTAAAGAAGCAGGCTGTTAGCTTAGAAGGGGAAGGTAATGCAAAGACCGTGGCAGTAATTCAATCTAGTCATAACTCAGTGCGAGGGTCAGAAACTGCTTGCGATCCAGGTGAAGCCCTGTGTGAGCAAAATTTAACAGCTTGCAGAAAGACCTTGGCTACAAACTCTGAGTCACTAGTACAGTGGAATGGAGGCAGGCAGAGACTGAGCGACATGAGCATTTCCACCTCCTCATCTGACTCGCTGGATTTTGATCGTAGTATGCCGTTGTTTGGCTACGAAGGGGACACTAACAGCAGCCTGGAggactttgaaggggaaagtgaCCAGGAAAGCATGGCACCCCCTTTGAAGCCCAAAAAGAAACGGAATAGTTCATTTGTTCTTCCCAAGATTGTGAAATCCCAGCTGAGGAAAGTAAGTGGGGTGTTCAGTTCTTTCATGACCCCCGAAAAGAGGATGATCAAGAAAATTGCAGAGCTGTCCCAGGACAAGCGCACGTATTTTGGGTGCCTGGTGCAGGACTATGTCAGCTTTCTCCAGGAAAACAAGGAATGCCACGTTTCGAGTACTGACATGTTACAGACAATTCGGCAGTTCATGACACAAGTTAAGAACTATTTGTCACAGAGCTCTGAACTGGACCCCCCCATTGAGTCACTGATTCCAGAAGACCAAATAGGTAAGAACCATTGTGTCTCTATTTTCAGggcacttaaaaagaaaaaaaaaaaaatctgaatccgTGGTCTGAGTCTTTGAACCAGATTTGGGGATATAGATTTTTCTAGCAAAATTCAAAaccactgatttttttgttttgtttttgtgttttttaaagctCAAATGCAAAAGTTCCATACAACTATGTTAGAATGAAAAGAGTTTTTGAGAAGTTGCCTTAAAACTGTAATGATGAATGTTGGACTTAATTTACAAGTgactaacttttttaaaaaatttcagtgcTGAAATGTTACATTGACGGATTCTACACTGCGTTTTTTCTCTGAAGTATGTGGaaatatttttagtatttaaTTAAAACAGTGTACATACACACACGTGCACCCCCCATATGTTAATCATATATGGCAAccataaaattaaaatacattggAAATGAAAAACAGATGGTGACATGGAGAGATTTCATAACTTACTTCGAAATACTCTCTCATTCACTATTGGCAACTTTCACTGTCTCCACAAGAGATTTTTataaaaaggagagggagatgctaATCTCTGGATTTCTGTGCCCCTCTGTTTGTAAGTGTTTTATAAATGTCTGAAAATGAACTGGATGATTGGGTTCACATTTTACTAACAGAGAAGGATTTATGTATGAACAAAAGTGAAATAGTTGGATATACATGTTTATAACAGTCAGGGATTTGTGTATGCACAAAAGTGAAATAGTTGGATGGATACACATGTTCTACTaacagacaatgacttgtgtaTGTACAAAGTGAACTGGTTGTACAAAAACTGACTGTCCCTTAGTCTTGATGTTTCTCAGCGGTGTTAGTGAAAGAGTTTGTAAGCCACATTGACGAGGTAAACATCCTTGAAGGAGAAATACTTTCCTCGTGAGCTCATTTCAGTCATAATTCGCTTGTTTTTCCCCTTCACTTCAGTGTCCTAACAGTTTGGCCAGTGAATAATTTAGTGACTTTTAAAATTGGCAGATATTTCTTTCACTGGCAgtggttagtgtttttgttttgaaattttggaACGTATTGAGTAAGAGGTGCTTTTGTCACATTGCTATTCAACAATGAGGGAGTGAGGTTAACAAGTACTGCCAGGCAAATAATACACTCTGAAAAGTTTCCTGTAAATCAAGAGTATTTAAAAGATTCTGATTGCTTTAGTTAGAAAACTAAAAGTATTGTGTGGACGTTGTCTGTTGGGCTTTTGCTCTATACAAGTATCGGTTCTATTGTGTTTCTGCATAATCTTAGATATTTGACAAAGAAATAGAGCTTCTTTTTTGTGATTTGGTCAAGGTTTAATTTTAACTTTCACTGTTCTTTGCAAGGGTGTGGTTTAATCCAGCCGGTGCGTCTCATAATAGCTTGCTAAAATGATGCTTGCTTTTGAATGTCTCGGTAAATTAGAGTGACTGAAGTTATTGAGCACTGTAACTAAACTGCCTTAGTTTTCTTCAGCGATTGAGCGTCTGACTTTCTTTGTGCAGCTTCTTCTAAATAATTTATACAGTGAGGAAGTTTAAGCAAACATGGAACTTGCATTTGAACAATCTGTTGCTTTCACCACTCCTGAAGCCCGCAAAACACCACAGCAGAGCAGGAACATTAAATGTTGCTGACCTAAACAGATAGCTATGTGGCAGACAGACTTAGTCGTCCTACATAGCAGAATCTTTTACAACAGAACAAAGACCAGTCTAATCTCCCATCTAGTGTTTTATTTCACGGTTTTGGTACTGAATTGCGACCAGACTTGTGACTACAACTAAATAGTTCGTTAATTTATGATTCCTATTAAAGTTACATTATGAGACAAAGGGCTGGTTTatactacacagttaggtcgacataaggccCCTTATGTTGGCCTAATTATGTCAGtttctacactacagccttcctcccacTGATCTAAGTGCCTTACTACACTgacatcataactccacctccacgagaggcattaggtttatgtcagtgtagttagggcaacacTATGTCTGTGTAGACACCACATCCCTTACATCacctgtcttgtcaatttcatggcaggAGCCCTCAAATTGGAAAGCCGGGGTGGCTTTGGATCCCGCCCAACCCCAGTTTGGAACTGGGCAGctttgtcagtttcacagctcAGTGAACTGTGAAACTGACAAAGCTGCCTGAGTCCTGGGGAgcaggcgggggtggggtgggagagaagctggggcaGTGGAACTCCACTCCCGGATGGCAAGAATCCCCGGGCGgcttccccctgctcccggcagggaatggggtgggggcgaGGAGCCCCAGGCAGCTTCCCCCCATTCCCAGCGGGGAACAGGCATGGGGCAGCCCACAGAGACCTGCCCCTCAAACgtcggtggaagtgctcctggtgaggacatgcaccactgacCCAAGGGAAggcagtgtggacatgcaccaccacagtaattactgcggtggctgtaagtTGAACTAATATAGGTCGACTtatatttgtagtgtagacataaccaaaGGCTCTTACTGTAGGTACATCTAACTTGCTTATAGATATGCCGCACCTTCTGGCATGTTTGGAAGATGTTTCCTTTTAATATCCTTCATAGAGTATGCCGTGGTGTTGGTGGTGGTTattaataaatgtttattttatgattatatacacttgttctgatcccattgtgctaggctatTTACAGAcataagcctggtctacactacagctgccgGTCAATATAAGCGACCCAGTTTGAGTTACATTAGTAGCCTAACTCAAGTCGACGTAGTTTAGATCTAGTTActgtggggtccacactacgtTATGTTGACA from Lepidochelys kempii isolate rLepKem1 chromosome 3, rLepKem1.hap2, whole genome shotgun sequence encodes the following:
- the RIN2 gene encoding ras and Rab interactor 2 isoform X9; translation: MQKKVLSLRLPNEFGSRLKEFAIKESTYTFSLEGSGISFADLFRLIAFYCISRDVLPFTLKLPHAIAAAKTEAELEDIAQLGLNFWSSPANNNPPNPSPPRRPLPSDNACKDSRQLCLINGVHSIRTRTPSELECSQTNGALCFINPLFLKVHSQDVSGSLKRQSPRTQDVNGTEKPRSPPPRPPPPSINSLLTSPQLSMSIKQASMPGTVNHNKYRNLDLLQKKPIPVPPPRLKKQAVSLEGEGNAKTVAVIQSSHNSVRGSETACDPGEALCEQNLTACRKTLATNSESLVQWNGGRQRLSDMSISTSSSDSLDFDRSMPLFGYEGDTNSSLEDFEGESDQESMAPPLKPKKKRNSSFVLPKIVKSQLRKVSGVFSSFMTPEKRMIKKIAELSQDKRTYFGCLVQDYVSFLQENKECHVSSTDMLQTIRQFMTQVKNYLSQSSELDPPIESLIPEDQIDVVLEKAMHKCILKPLKGHIEAMLKEFHTVDGSWKQLKENLQLVRQRNPQELGVYVPTPDFVDVEKIKVKFMTMQKMYSPEKKVMLLLRVCKLIYTVMENNSGRMYGADDFLPVLTYVVAQCDMLELDTEIEYMMELLDPSLLHGEGGYYLTSAYGALSLIKNFQEEQAARLLSSEARDTLRQWHKRRTTNRTIPSVDDFQNYLRVAFQEVNSGCTGKTLLVRPYITTEDVCQLCAEKFKVDNPEDYSLFLFIDDTWQQLTEDTYPQKIKAELHSRPQPQVFHFVYKRINSDPYGAIFQNNDDNSTL